A portion of the Camelus ferus isolate YT-003-E chromosome 16, BCGSAC_Cfer_1.0, whole genome shotgun sequence genome contains these proteins:
- the ACBD4 gene encoding acyl-CoA-binding domain-containing protein 4 isoform X5: MGTKYESPEPNCQKQFQAAVSVIQNLPKNGSYRPSYEEMLRFYSYYKQATMGPCLVPRPGFWDPIGRYKWDAWNSLGKMSREEAMSAYITEMKLVAQKVIDTVPLGEVAEDMFGYFEPLYQVIPDMPRPPETFLRRVTGWKEQVLNGDPGAAPEPPCLPKEPAPPSPEYKPSRDLDSEVFCDSLEQLEPELVDAEQRGALGGEPDTRNSPMPTAEKENLGSSLLGPQELDTWLMGTVQALQESMQDVQGRLQSLESMPSPPRPQRPPPRPWPLRLSGPALLFFLLWPFIVQWLFRQFRTQKR; encoded by the exons GCTCTTACCGCCCGTCTTATGAAGAGATGCTGCGATTCTACAGCTACTACAAGCAGGCTACCATGGGGCCCTGCTTGGTCCCCCGGCCTGGATTCTGGGACCCTATTGGACGTTATAAATG GGATGCCTGGAATAGCCTGGGCAAGatgagcagggaggaggccatGTCCGCCTACATCACTGAGATGAAGCTGGTAGCACAGAAG GTGATCGACACGGTGCCCCTGGGTGAGGTGGCAGAGGACATGTTTGGTTACTTCGAGCCCCTGTACCAGGTGATCCCTGACATGCCGAGGCCCCCGGAGACCTTCCTGAGAAGGGTCACAG GTTGGAAAGAGCAGGTGTTGAATGGAGATCCTGGAGCTGCCCCAGAGCCTCCTTGCCTCCCCAAGGAACCAGCCCCTCCAAGTCCAG AGTACAAGCCATCCAGGGACCTGGACTCTGAGGTTTTCTGTGATTCCCTGGAGCAGCTGGAGCCTGAGCTG GTTGATGCAGAGCAGAGGGGCGCCCTTGGAGGAGAGCCTGATACCAGAAACAGCCCCATGCCCACCGCAGAGAAAG AAAATTTGGGAAGCAGCCTGCTGGGGCCCCAGGAATTGGACACATGGCTGATGGGGACAGTTCAGGCGCTGCAGGAGAGCATGCAGGACGTCCAGGGGAGACTGCAGAGCCTGGAGAGCATGCCCAGCCCCCCTAGGCCG CAgaggcccccacccaggccttGGCCCCTCAGGCTCTCCGGTCCGGCGCTGCTCTTCTTCCTCCTGTGGCCTTTCATCGTCCAGTGGCTCTTCCGACAGTTTCGGACACAGAAGAGGTGA
- the HEXIM1 gene encoding protein HEXIM1 encodes MAEPLLSEYQHQPQTSNCTGAVAVHEEQNADHPPGAEERVPEEDSRWQSRASPQSGGRPGQWGEGSLKPQPPPLQTQVCTESSCLKASEKGQNGDDLSAGGVPQPAAGGEQRPQAVEPLLSEYQYQPQTSNGTGAVAVHEEQNPDRPPGAEERVPDKDSRWQSRASPQSVGRPGQWGEGSLEFQPPSLQTQVCPESSCPEAGEKGQNGDDLSAGGAPPPTAGGEQRSEAEPLVQPCHDSETNKLGASAARGEAAWRQQQRQLGKKKHRRRRTSKKKRLWKPYYELTWEERRKFDERQSLRASRIRAEMFAKGQPVAPYNTTQFLMDDHDQEEPDLKTGLYPKRAAAKSDDTSDEDFMEEAGEEDGGSDGMGGDGSEFLQRDFSETYERYHAESLQNMSKQELIKEYLELEKCLSRMEDENNRLRLESKRLGGDDARVRELELELERLRAENLQLLTENELHRQQERAPLSKFGD; translated from the coding sequence ATGGCCGAGCCACTCTTGTCAGAGTATCAGCACCAGCCTCAAACTAGCAACTGTACAGGTGCTGTTGCTGTCCATGAAGAACAGAACGCCGATCACCCCCCAGGCGCGGAGGAGCGGGTGCCCGAGGAGGACAGTAGGTGGCAATCGCGAGCGTCCCCCCAATCGGGTGGCCGTCCAGGGCAGTGGGGGGAAGGGAGCCTGAAGCCCCAGCCGCCTCCCCTGCAGACCCAGGTCTGCACAGAATCCAGCTGCCTGAAAGCAAGTGAGAAGGGCCAGAATGGGGACGACTTGTCTGCTGGCGGAGTCCCCCAGCCAGCGGCGGGAGGGGAACAGAGGCCCCAGGCCGTGGAGCCACTCTTGTCAGAGTATCAGTACCAGCCTCAAACTAGCAACGGTACAGGTGCTGTTGCTGTCCATGAAGAGCAGAACCCCGATCGCCCCCCAGGCGCGGAGGAGCGGGTGCCTGATAAGGACAGTAGGTGGCAATCGCGAGCGTCCCCCCAATCGGTTGGCCGTCCGGGGCAGTGGGGGGAAGGGAGCCTGGAGTTCCAGCCACCTTCCCTGCAGACCCAGGTCTGCCCAGAATCCAGCTGCCCGGAAGCGGGTGAGAAGGGCCAGAATGGGGATGATTTGTCCGCTGGCGGAGCCCCCCCGCCGACGGCGGGAGGGGAACAGAGGTCCGAGGCCGAGCCGCTTGTCCAGCCTTGTCATGACTCCGAGACCAACAAGTTGGGGGCTTCTGCTGCAAGGGGCGAAGCGGCGTGGAGACAGCAGCAGAGACAGCTGGGCAAGAAAAAACATAGGAGGAGACGCACTTCCAAGAAGAAGAGACTTTGGAAACCTTACTACGAGCTGacctgggaggagagaagaaagttcGATGAGAGACAGAGCCTGCGAGCTTCGAGGATTCGAGCGGAGATGTTCGCCAAGGGCCAGCCGGTCGCGCCCTATAACACCACGCAGTTCCTCATGGATGATCACGACCAGGAGGAGCCAGATCTTAAAACCGGCCTCTATCCCAAACGGGCCGCTGCCAAATCCGACGACACCAGTGATGAAGACTTTATGGAAGAAGCAGGCGAGGAGGATGGGGGCAGCGACGGGATGGGAGGAGATGGCAGCGAGTTTCTGCAGCGGGACTTCTCGGAGACATACGAGCGGTACCACGCGGAGAGCCTGCAGAACATGAGCAAGCAGGAGCTCATCAAAGAGTACCTGGAGCTGGAGAAGTGCCTCTCTCGCATGGAGGACGAGAATAACCGGCTGCGGCTCGAAAGCAAACGGCTGGGCGGCGACGACGCGCGTGTGCGGGAGCTGGAGTTGGAGCTGGAGCGGCTGCGTGCCGAGAACCTCCAGCTGCTGACGGAGAACGAACTGCACCGGCAGCAGGAGCGAGCGCCGCTGTCCAAGTTTGGAGACTAG
- the ACBD4 gene encoding acyl-CoA-binding domain-containing protein 4 isoform X6, protein MGTKYESPEPNCQKQFQAAVSVIQNLPKNGSYRPSYEEMLRFYSYYKQATMGPCLVPRPGFWDPIGRYKWDAWNSLGKMSREEAMSAYITEMKLVAQKVIDTVPLGEVAEDMFGYFEPLYQVIPDMPRPPETFLRRVTGWKEQVLNGDPGAAPEPPCLPKEPAPPSPEYKPSRDLDSEVFCDSLEQLEPELVDAEQRGALGGEPDTRNSPMPTAEKENLGSSLLGPQELDTWLMGTVQALQESMQDVQGRLQSLESMPSPPRPRPPPRPWPLRLSGPALLFFLLWPFIVQWLFRQFRTQKR, encoded by the exons GCTCTTACCGCCCGTCTTATGAAGAGATGCTGCGATTCTACAGCTACTACAAGCAGGCTACCATGGGGCCCTGCTTGGTCCCCCGGCCTGGATTCTGGGACCCTATTGGACGTTATAAATG GGATGCCTGGAATAGCCTGGGCAAGatgagcagggaggaggccatGTCCGCCTACATCACTGAGATGAAGCTGGTAGCACAGAAG GTGATCGACACGGTGCCCCTGGGTGAGGTGGCAGAGGACATGTTTGGTTACTTCGAGCCCCTGTACCAGGTGATCCCTGACATGCCGAGGCCCCCGGAGACCTTCCTGAGAAGGGTCACAG GTTGGAAAGAGCAGGTGTTGAATGGAGATCCTGGAGCTGCCCCAGAGCCTCCTTGCCTCCCCAAGGAACCAGCCCCTCCAAGTCCAG AGTACAAGCCATCCAGGGACCTGGACTCTGAGGTTTTCTGTGATTCCCTGGAGCAGCTGGAGCCTGAGCTG GTTGATGCAGAGCAGAGGGGCGCCCTTGGAGGAGAGCCTGATACCAGAAACAGCCCCATGCCCACCGCAGAGAAAG AAAATTTGGGAAGCAGCCTGCTGGGGCCCCAGGAATTGGACACATGGCTGATGGGGACAGTTCAGGCGCTGCAGGAGAGCATGCAGGACGTCCAGGGGAGACTGCAGAGCCTGGAGAGCATGCCCAGCCCCCCTAGGCCG aggcccccacccaggccttGGCCCCTCAGGCTCTCCGGTCCGGCGCTGCTCTTCTTCCTCCTGTGGCCTTTCATCGTCCAGTGGCTCTTCCGACAGTTTCGGACACAGAAGAGGTGA
- the ACBD4 gene encoding acyl-CoA-binding domain-containing protein 4 isoform X1: MGTKYESPEPNCQKQFQAAVSVIQNLPKNGSYRPSYEEMLRFYSYYKQATMGPCLVPRPGFWDPIGRYKWDAWNSLGKMSREEAMSAYITEMKLVAQKVIDTVPLGEVAEDMFGYFEPLYQVIPDMPRPPETFLRRVTGWKEQVLNGDPGAAPEPPCLPKEPAPPSPEYKPSRDLDSEVFCDSLEQLEPELQVDAEQRGALGGEPDTRNSPMPTAEKENLGSSLLGPQELDTWLMGTVQALQESMQDVQGRLQSLESMPSPPRPRMMWLMVQARKSGGLKCFCPGRRVGKALLSCSYFPLPEEKLRTVGIPMTGRI, translated from the exons GCTCTTACCGCCCGTCTTATGAAGAGATGCTGCGATTCTACAGCTACTACAAGCAGGCTACCATGGGGCCCTGCTTGGTCCCCCGGCCTGGATTCTGGGACCCTATTGGACGTTATAAATG GGATGCCTGGAATAGCCTGGGCAAGatgagcagggaggaggccatGTCCGCCTACATCACTGAGATGAAGCTGGTAGCACAGAAG GTGATCGACACGGTGCCCCTGGGTGAGGTGGCAGAGGACATGTTTGGTTACTTCGAGCCCCTGTACCAGGTGATCCCTGACATGCCGAGGCCCCCGGAGACCTTCCTGAGAAGGGTCACAG GTTGGAAAGAGCAGGTGTTGAATGGAGATCCTGGAGCTGCCCCAGAGCCTCCTTGCCTCCCCAAGGAACCAGCCCCTCCAAGTCCAG AGTACAAGCCATCCAGGGACCTGGACTCTGAGGTTTTCTGTGATTCCCTGGAGCAGCTGGAGCCTGAGCTG CAGGTTGATGCAGAGCAGAGGGGCGCCCTTGGAGGAGAGCCTGATACCAGAAACAGCCCCATGCCCACCGCAGAGAAAG AAAATTTGGGAAGCAGCCTGCTGGGGCCCCAGGAATTGGACACATGGCTGATGGGGACAGTTCAGGCGCTGCAGGAGAGCATGCAGGACGTCCAGGGGAGACTGCAGAGCCTGGAGAGCATGCCCAGCCCCCCTAGGCCG AGAATGATGTGGCTCATGGTGCAAGCAAGGAAGTCAGGGGGTCTAAAGTGCTTCTGCCCTGGAAGGAGAGTGGGAAAGGCCCTCCTTTCCTGCTCTtacttccctctgcctgaagaGAAACTGAGGACAGTTGGAATTCCAATGACTGGAAGGATCTGA
- the ACBD4 gene encoding acyl-CoA-binding domain-containing protein 4 isoform X3, whose protein sequence is MGTKYESPEPNCQKQFQAAVSVIQNLPKNGSYRPSYEEMLRFYSYYKQATMGPCLVPRPGFWDPIGRYKWDAWNSLGKMSREEAMSAYITEMKLVAQKVIDTVPLGEVAEDMFGYFEPLYQVIPDMPRPPETFLRRVTGWKEQVLNGDPGAAPEPPCLPKEPAPPSPEYKPSRDLDSEVFCDSLEQLEPELQVDAEQRGALGGEPDTRNSPMPTAEKENLGSSLLGPQELDTWLMGTVQALQESMQDVQGRLQSLESMPSPPRPQRPPPRPWPLRLSGPALLFFLLWPFIVQWLFRQFRTQKR, encoded by the exons GCTCTTACCGCCCGTCTTATGAAGAGATGCTGCGATTCTACAGCTACTACAAGCAGGCTACCATGGGGCCCTGCTTGGTCCCCCGGCCTGGATTCTGGGACCCTATTGGACGTTATAAATG GGATGCCTGGAATAGCCTGGGCAAGatgagcagggaggaggccatGTCCGCCTACATCACTGAGATGAAGCTGGTAGCACAGAAG GTGATCGACACGGTGCCCCTGGGTGAGGTGGCAGAGGACATGTTTGGTTACTTCGAGCCCCTGTACCAGGTGATCCCTGACATGCCGAGGCCCCCGGAGACCTTCCTGAGAAGGGTCACAG GTTGGAAAGAGCAGGTGTTGAATGGAGATCCTGGAGCTGCCCCAGAGCCTCCTTGCCTCCCCAAGGAACCAGCCCCTCCAAGTCCAG AGTACAAGCCATCCAGGGACCTGGACTCTGAGGTTTTCTGTGATTCCCTGGAGCAGCTGGAGCCTGAGCTG CAGGTTGATGCAGAGCAGAGGGGCGCCCTTGGAGGAGAGCCTGATACCAGAAACAGCCCCATGCCCACCGCAGAGAAAG AAAATTTGGGAAGCAGCCTGCTGGGGCCCCAGGAATTGGACACATGGCTGATGGGGACAGTTCAGGCGCTGCAGGAGAGCATGCAGGACGTCCAGGGGAGACTGCAGAGCCTGGAGAGCATGCCCAGCCCCCCTAGGCCG CAgaggcccccacccaggccttGGCCCCTCAGGCTCTCCGGTCCGGCGCTGCTCTTCTTCCTCCTGTGGCCTTTCATCGTCCAGTGGCTCTTCCGACAGTTTCGGACACAGAAGAGGTGA
- the ACBD4 gene encoding acyl-CoA-binding domain-containing protein 4 isoform X4 → MGTKYESPEPNCQKQFQAAVSVIQNLPKNGSYRPSYEEMLRFYSYYKQATMGPCLVPRPGFWDPIGRYKWDAWNSLGKMSREEAMSAYITEMKLVAQKVIDTVPLGEVAEDMFGYFEPLYQVIPDMPRPPETFLRRVTGWKEQVLNGDPGAAPEPPCLPKEPAPPSPEYKPSRDLDSEVFCDSLEQLEPELQVDAEQRGALGGEPDTRNSPMPTAEKENLGSSLLGPQELDTWLMGTVQALQESMQDVQGRLQSLESMPSPPRPRPPPRPWPLRLSGPALLFFLLWPFIVQWLFRQFRTQKR, encoded by the exons GCTCTTACCGCCCGTCTTATGAAGAGATGCTGCGATTCTACAGCTACTACAAGCAGGCTACCATGGGGCCCTGCTTGGTCCCCCGGCCTGGATTCTGGGACCCTATTGGACGTTATAAATG GGATGCCTGGAATAGCCTGGGCAAGatgagcagggaggaggccatGTCCGCCTACATCACTGAGATGAAGCTGGTAGCACAGAAG GTGATCGACACGGTGCCCCTGGGTGAGGTGGCAGAGGACATGTTTGGTTACTTCGAGCCCCTGTACCAGGTGATCCCTGACATGCCGAGGCCCCCGGAGACCTTCCTGAGAAGGGTCACAG GTTGGAAAGAGCAGGTGTTGAATGGAGATCCTGGAGCTGCCCCAGAGCCTCCTTGCCTCCCCAAGGAACCAGCCCCTCCAAGTCCAG AGTACAAGCCATCCAGGGACCTGGACTCTGAGGTTTTCTGTGATTCCCTGGAGCAGCTGGAGCCTGAGCTG CAGGTTGATGCAGAGCAGAGGGGCGCCCTTGGAGGAGAGCCTGATACCAGAAACAGCCCCATGCCCACCGCAGAGAAAG AAAATTTGGGAAGCAGCCTGCTGGGGCCCCAGGAATTGGACACATGGCTGATGGGGACAGTTCAGGCGCTGCAGGAGAGCATGCAGGACGTCCAGGGGAGACTGCAGAGCCTGGAGAGCATGCCCAGCCCCCCTAGGCCG aggcccccacccaggccttGGCCCCTCAGGCTCTCCGGTCCGGCGCTGCTCTTCTTCCTCCTGTGGCCTTTCATCGTCCAGTGGCTCTTCCGACAGTTTCGGACACAGAAGAGGTGA
- the ACBD4 gene encoding acyl-CoA-binding domain-containing protein 4 isoform X7 produces the protein MLRFYSYYKQATMGPCLVPRPGFWDPIGRYKWDAWNSLGKMSREEAMSAYITEMKLVAQKVIDTVPLGEVAEDMFGYFEPLYQVIPDMPRPPETFLRRVTGWKEQVLNGDPGAAPEPPCLPKEPAPPSPEYKPSRDLDSEVFCDSLEQLEPELQVDAEQRGALGGEPDTRNSPMPTAEKENLGSSLLGPQELDTWLMGTVQALQESMQDVQGRLQSLESMPSPPRPRMMWLMVQARKSGGLKCFCPGRRVGKALLSCSYFPLPEEKLRTVGIPMTGRI, from the exons ATGCTGCGATTCTACAGCTACTACAAGCAGGCTACCATGGGGCCCTGCTTGGTCCCCCGGCCTGGATTCTGGGACCCTATTGGACGTTATAAATG GGATGCCTGGAATAGCCTGGGCAAGatgagcagggaggaggccatGTCCGCCTACATCACTGAGATGAAGCTGGTAGCACAGAAG GTGATCGACACGGTGCCCCTGGGTGAGGTGGCAGAGGACATGTTTGGTTACTTCGAGCCCCTGTACCAGGTGATCCCTGACATGCCGAGGCCCCCGGAGACCTTCCTGAGAAGGGTCACAG GTTGGAAAGAGCAGGTGTTGAATGGAGATCCTGGAGCTGCCCCAGAGCCTCCTTGCCTCCCCAAGGAACCAGCCCCTCCAAGTCCAG AGTACAAGCCATCCAGGGACCTGGACTCTGAGGTTTTCTGTGATTCCCTGGAGCAGCTGGAGCCTGAGCTG CAGGTTGATGCAGAGCAGAGGGGCGCCCTTGGAGGAGAGCCTGATACCAGAAACAGCCCCATGCCCACCGCAGAGAAAG AAAATTTGGGAAGCAGCCTGCTGGGGCCCCAGGAATTGGACACATGGCTGATGGGGACAGTTCAGGCGCTGCAGGAGAGCATGCAGGACGTCCAGGGGAGACTGCAGAGCCTGGAGAGCATGCCCAGCCCCCCTAGGCCG AGAATGATGTGGCTCATGGTGCAAGCAAGGAAGTCAGGGGGTCTAAAGTGCTTCTGCCCTGGAAGGAGAGTGGGAAAGGCCCTCCTTTCCTGCTCTtacttccctctgcctgaagaGAAACTGAGGACAGTTGGAATTCCAATGACTGGAAGGATCTGA
- the ACBD4 gene encoding acyl-CoA-binding domain-containing protein 4 isoform X2 codes for MGTKYESPEPNCQKQFQAAVSVIQNLPKNGSYRPSYEEMLRFYSYYKQATMGPCLVPRPGFWDPIGRYKWDAWNSLGKMSREEAMSAYITEMKLVAQKVIDTVPLGEVAEDMFGYFEPLYQVIPDMPRPPETFLRRVTGWKEQVLNGDPGAAPEPPCLPKEPAPPSPEYKPSRDLDSEVFCDSLEQLEPELVDAEQRGALGGEPDTRNSPMPTAEKENLGSSLLGPQELDTWLMGTVQALQESMQDVQGRLQSLESMPSPPRPRMMWLMVQARKSGGLKCFCPGRRVGKALLSCSYFPLPEEKLRTVGIPMTGRI; via the exons GCTCTTACCGCCCGTCTTATGAAGAGATGCTGCGATTCTACAGCTACTACAAGCAGGCTACCATGGGGCCCTGCTTGGTCCCCCGGCCTGGATTCTGGGACCCTATTGGACGTTATAAATG GGATGCCTGGAATAGCCTGGGCAAGatgagcagggaggaggccatGTCCGCCTACATCACTGAGATGAAGCTGGTAGCACAGAAG GTGATCGACACGGTGCCCCTGGGTGAGGTGGCAGAGGACATGTTTGGTTACTTCGAGCCCCTGTACCAGGTGATCCCTGACATGCCGAGGCCCCCGGAGACCTTCCTGAGAAGGGTCACAG GTTGGAAAGAGCAGGTGTTGAATGGAGATCCTGGAGCTGCCCCAGAGCCTCCTTGCCTCCCCAAGGAACCAGCCCCTCCAAGTCCAG AGTACAAGCCATCCAGGGACCTGGACTCTGAGGTTTTCTGTGATTCCCTGGAGCAGCTGGAGCCTGAGCTG GTTGATGCAGAGCAGAGGGGCGCCCTTGGAGGAGAGCCTGATACCAGAAACAGCCCCATGCCCACCGCAGAGAAAG AAAATTTGGGAAGCAGCCTGCTGGGGCCCCAGGAATTGGACACATGGCTGATGGGGACAGTTCAGGCGCTGCAGGAGAGCATGCAGGACGTCCAGGGGAGACTGCAGAGCCTGGAGAGCATGCCCAGCCCCCCTAGGCCG AGAATGATGTGGCTCATGGTGCAAGCAAGGAAGTCAGGGGGTCTAAAGTGCTTCTGCCCTGGAAGGAGAGTGGGAAAGGCCCTCCTTTCCTGCTCTtacttccctctgcctgaagaGAAACTGAGGACAGTTGGAATTCCAATGACTGGAAGGATCTGA